From one Eucalyptus grandis isolate ANBG69807.140 chromosome 9, ASM1654582v1, whole genome shotgun sequence genomic stretch:
- the LOC104419793 gene encoding ribosomal RNA small subunit methyltransferase E encodes MQAHRPTFHRFAALSNRWRHRTSCKFRAFCSSSSSSSSSSDYSNRSRGGLPRFFSDVLPPSEGGVVRVQGDEFWHMTKVLRLSTNDRVELFNGKGGLVRGNIQSVDRAGLDFVAQEDPKTVPPQMPQWHVFAAFGTLKGGRADWLVEKCTELGASSVTPLLTERSPSVSENRVDRLQRLILAASKQCQRLHEMVLNPPQKINDILPHIQKSKLSLLAVAEAPSLMSALTSSRIEPDGIMIVGPEGDFTEKELSKLMEAGATAVGLGPHRLRVETATIALLATLMLWSDHHQVTKA; translated from the exons ATGCAAGCTCATCGACCCACGTTCCACCGCTTTGCCGCCCTCTCGAACCGATGGCGGCACCGGACGTCGTGCAAGTTCCGAGCTTTCTGtagctcctcttcttcttcttcttcttcctcggatTACTCCAACCGGTCTCGCGGTGGGCTCCCTCGCTTCTTCTCCGACGTCCTCCCTCCTTCCGAG GGTGGGGTTGTTCGCGTGCAGGGAGATGAATTCTGGCATATGACCAAAGTGTTGAGGTTGAGTACCAACGACAG GGTAGAGCTCTTCAATGGGAAGGGAGGATTAGTGAGGGGGAACATTCAGAGCGTTGATCGGGCTGGATTGGACTTCGTGGCTCAGGAAGACCCGAAAACGGTCCCTCCTCAGATGCCGCAGTGGCATGTATTTGCTGCTTTTG GAACTCTAAAGGGGGGTCGAGCTGATTGGCTTGTTGAGAAATGTACG GAGCTGGGGGCGAGCAGTGTAACTCCTCTGCTGACTGAGCGATCTCCTTCAGTCTCAGAAAATAGGGTTGACAGGCTACAACGGCTCATCTTAGCTGCATCAAAGCAAT GTCAGCGGCTTCATGAAATGGTACTTAATCCTCCACAAAAAATCAATGACATTCTACCTCAT ATTCAGAAGTCAAAGCTATCTTTACTCGCTGTTGCAGAAGCTCCTTCTCTTATGAGTGCATTGACTTCAAGCAGAATTGAACCTGATGGGATTATGATTGTTGGACCTGAAGGAG ATTTTACTGAGAAAGAACTGAGTAAACTGATGGAAGCAGGTGCTACTGCTGTTGGCCTAGGGCCACATCGCCTACGGGTAGAAACTGCCACAATAGCCCTTCTGGCAACGCTCATGTTATGGTCTGATCATCATCAAGTGACTAAAGCTTGA
- the LOC104419794 gene encoding thymocyte nuclear protein 1, producing MLLGRHPWRQNPALPAIKASTFQLQRPPRPNPSLHFAVASREPRSPAAEEMGKPKQYWLLKTEPGEWSWDDQAASDGGVAKWDGVKNKQAQKNLKSMRLRDLCLFYHSGAKARRVVGVVEVAREWYEDDGGGGGGGGDGAVDVRTVGEMRRRVELAELKGDGALKGFALLRQPRLSVVPVAEDVWERICELGGGYEGDGRDAGDGDGDGEGEG from the coding sequence ATGCTCCTTGGCCGCCATCCTTGGCGCCAGAACCCTGCACTTCCCGCCATAAAGGCCTCGACTTTCCAGCTCCAGAGGCCGCCACGCCCAAACCCTTCACTCCACTTCGCCGTCGCAAGCCGGGAACCTCGCTCTCCCGCCGCCGAAGAGATGGGGAAGCCCAAACAGTACTGGCTCCTGAAAACCGAGCCGGGCGAGTGGTCCTGGGACGACCAGGCGGCCTCCGACGGCGGCGTCGCCAAGTGGGACGGCGTCAAGAACAAGCAGGCCCAGAAGAACCTCAAGTCCATGCGCCTCCGCGACCTCTGCCTCTTCTACCACTCCGGCGCCAAGGCCCGCCGCGTCGTGGGCGTCGTCGAGGTGGCGCGCGAGTGGTACGAGGAcgacggcgggggcggcggcggcggcggcgacggggcgGTGGACGTGAGGACGGTGGGGGAGATGCGGAGGCGCGTGGAGCTGGCGGAGCTGAAGGGGGACGGCGCGCTCAAGGGGTTCGCGCTGCTGCGGCAGCCGAGGCTGTCGGTGGTGCCGGTGGCGGAGGATGTCTGGGAGAGGATCTGCGAGCTGGGAGGCGGGTACGAGGGGGACGGCAGAGATGCgggcgatggcgacggcgacggcgagggggaGGGCTGA
- the LOC120288324 gene encoding uncharacterized protein LOC120288324, producing the protein MANHLEGLVETIKSKVRALKKTKKPYVKMDKSSSVKVEIRSRKARKLIDKTLKHADQPAKRGFF; encoded by the coding sequence ATGGCGAACCATCTGGAGGGCCTGGTGGAGACGATAAAGTCGAAGGTGCGGGCGCTGAAGAAGACCAAGAAGCCGTACGTGAAGATGGACAAGAGCTCCAGCGTGAAGGTGGAGATCCGCAGCCGCAAGGCACGCAAGCTCATCGACAAGACGCTCAAACACGCCGATCAACCCGCCAAGCGCGGCTTCTTTTAG